The proteins below come from a single Paraburkholderia flagellata genomic window:
- a CDS encoding formylglycine-generating enzyme family protein yields MVHIPGGIFVMGSDHHYPEEAPAHKVRVRGFWIDPHTVTNAEFKRFADATGYLTSAERPANPDDYPGALPELLEPSSVTFAKPRHRVDLRNHYNWWVYTKGADWRHPRGPASSLEGLWDHPVVHVSYADAAAYAQWAGKELPAEAEWEFAARGGLDGAEFVWGDEFTPARKQMANTWQGEFPWQNLLEDGYEWTAPVGSFPPNGYGLYDMAGNVWEWTSDWYQDHGKIVKACCTLDNPRGGTVEASVDPRAAQVKIPRKVMKGGSYLCAPNYCRRYRPAARMAQPVDTSTCHVGFRCVVRDNAAG; encoded by the coding sequence ATGGTCCATATCCCGGGCGGCATCTTCGTCATGGGCTCGGATCATCACTACCCGGAGGAAGCCCCTGCGCACAAGGTGCGCGTGCGCGGCTTCTGGATAGATCCGCACACGGTGACGAACGCCGAGTTCAAGCGATTCGCCGACGCAACCGGCTACCTCACCTCCGCCGAGCGGCCGGCCAATCCCGACGACTATCCGGGCGCGCTGCCCGAGTTGCTGGAGCCGTCCTCGGTGACGTTCGCCAAACCGCGGCATCGCGTCGACTTGCGCAATCACTACAACTGGTGGGTCTACACAAAAGGAGCTGACTGGCGGCATCCGCGCGGCCCGGCCAGTTCGCTCGAAGGGCTTTGGGATCATCCAGTGGTGCACGTCTCCTACGCAGACGCGGCAGCGTATGCGCAGTGGGCGGGCAAGGAGTTGCCAGCCGAAGCGGAATGGGAATTCGCCGCGCGTGGCGGCCTCGACGGCGCGGAGTTCGTCTGGGGCGACGAGTTCACGCCTGCGCGCAAACAGATGGCAAACACCTGGCAAGGCGAGTTTCCGTGGCAGAACCTGCTGGAAGACGGGTATGAGTGGACCGCGCCGGTCGGTTCGTTCCCGCCCAACGGATACGGGCTTTACGACATGGCCGGCAACGTGTGGGAATGGACCAGCGACTGGTATCAAGACCACGGCAAGATCGTGAAGGCGTGCTGCACGCTCGACAATCCGCGTGGTGGAACCGTCGAGGCAAGCGTCGATCCGCGCGCGGCGCAGGTCAAGATTCCGCGCAAGGTGATGAAGGGTGGCTCGTACCTGTGCGCACCGAACTACTGCAGGCGTTATCGGCCTGCCGCCAGAATGGCGCAGCCCGTCGATACGTCCACGTGCCACGTGGGCTTTCGTTGCGTGGTCCGCGATAACGCTGCCGGTTGA
- a CDS encoding arylsulfatase, whose protein sequence is MAGKKKPNFLILWGDDIGQSNLSIFSKGMMGYRTPNIDSIGEDGVVFTDYYGEQSCTAGRASFITGQCGLRTGMTKVGMPGAALGMRAEDPNIPELLKDLGYSTGQFGKNHFGDRDEHLPTMHGFDEFFGNLYHLNAEEEPEHPDYPDPKEFPDFHKKYGPRGVLHSWSDGKGGQKIDNTGPLTKERMKTVDTEFLAAAKEFIQKAHKEGKPFFLWFNTTHMHFRTHIEDRIRGQAGRWQSEYHDCMIEHDKHIGEMLALLDELGITDNTMVMYSTDNGPHMNSWPDAGMTPFRNEKNSNWEGAFRVPCLVRWPGVIEPGTVCNEIVSHLDWLPTIVDAAGNPDVKEELKKGLKANGKDFKVHLDGFSLLPYFTGKAKKPERKGFFYFTDDGDLACLRFDNWKVVFMEQRTPGTLRVWAEPLVTLRVPKIFNLRTDPYERADITSNTYYDWLLDHAFILVPAQGGVAEFLQTFKEFPPRQKAASFGVDQVIEKMTDAAGGGHR, encoded by the coding sequence ATGGCGGGCAAGAAGAAACCCAACTTCCTGATCCTCTGGGGCGACGACATCGGTCAGTCCAATCTCAGCATCTTCTCGAAGGGGATGATGGGCTACCGCACACCCAACATCGACAGCATCGGCGAAGACGGCGTGGTGTTCACCGACTACTACGGCGAACAAAGCTGCACGGCGGGCCGCGCGTCGTTCATCACGGGACAGTGCGGCTTGCGCACGGGCATGACCAAAGTCGGCATGCCCGGCGCCGCGCTTGGCATGCGCGCCGAGGACCCGAATATTCCCGAGCTGCTCAAGGACCTCGGCTACAGCACTGGACAATTCGGCAAGAACCATTTCGGCGACCGCGACGAGCATCTTCCGACGATGCATGGCTTCGACGAATTCTTCGGCAATCTCTATCACCTCAACGCCGAGGAAGAACCAGAACACCCCGATTATCCTGATCCCAAGGAGTTTCCTGACTTCCACAAAAAGTACGGCCCGCGCGGCGTGCTGCACTCCTGGTCCGACGGCAAGGGCGGCCAGAAGATCGACAACACCGGCCCGCTTACCAAAGAACGGATGAAGACGGTCGATACCGAATTCCTCGCGGCCGCAAAAGAGTTCATTCAGAAAGCGCACAAGGAAGGCAAGCCATTCTTCCTCTGGTTCAACACCACGCATATGCACTTTCGCACGCATATCGAAGACCGGATCCGCGGTCAGGCAGGTCGTTGGCAGTCCGAATATCACGACTGCATGATCGAGCATGACAAGCATATCGGCGAGATGCTCGCGCTGCTAGACGAACTGGGCATCACGGACAACACGATGGTCATGTACAGCACCGACAACGGTCCGCACATGAACTCCTGGCCCGACGCCGGCATGACGCCGTTTCGCAACGAGAAGAACTCGAACTGGGAAGGCGCTTTCCGCGTGCCCTGCCTCGTGCGCTGGCCTGGCGTGATCGAGCCGGGCACGGTGTGCAACGAGATCGTGAGTCATCTCGACTGGCTGCCCACCATCGTCGACGCAGCGGGCAACCCTGACGTCAAGGAGGAACTGAAGAAGGGCCTCAAGGCCAACGGCAAGGACTTCAAGGTGCATCTCGACGGTTTCAGCCTGCTGCCGTACTTCACAGGCAAGGCGAAGAAACCGGAGCGCAAGGGCTTCTTCTATTTCACCGACGACGGCGACCTCGCGTGCCTGCGCTTCGACAACTGGAAGGTCGTCTTCATGGAGCAGCGCACGCCCGGCACGTTGAGAGTATGGGCCGAGCCGCTCGTCACCTTGCGGGTGCCGAAGATATTCAATCTACGCACGGACCCCTACGAGCGAGCTGACATCACTTCCAACACCTATTACGACTGGCTGCTCGATCACGCCTTCATCCTCGTGCCCGCGCAGGGCGGCGTGGCCGAATTCCTGCAGACATTCAAGGAATTCCCGCCACGCCAGAAAGCGGCCAGCTTCGGCGTGGACCAGGTGATCGAGAAGATGACGGACGCCGCCGGCGGCGGGCATCGATAG
- a CDS encoding bile acid:sodium symporter family protein, translating into MNAKALILLALQIAIAGTVFTYGLRATYDDLLYIVKRPALLLRSLIAMLVIMPLMVVTCVYFLDLPQPTAVVLLALSVSPVPPLLPQKERKAGGSIAPYGLGLLVVLALVSIITMPLTIAAFNWLFDQPFAVGLTAIIGIVLKMIFAPLAAGIFFSRLMPRVGLRLLRPLRLVATTLLVIGVAALLAGSWRAVWSAIGQSTIVAILVFVLAGFVVGHLLGGPKQEHATVLALATASRHPAIALAVASANYPGEPFAPTLILYLLVCTLMAIPYVKWQRSRRAVYARTS; encoded by the coding sequence ATGAACGCCAAAGCCCTGATTCTCCTTGCGCTACAAATCGCAATCGCGGGGACTGTGTTCACGTACGGTCTCCGGGCAACGTATGACGACCTGCTCTATATCGTCAAACGGCCCGCCTTGTTGCTGCGCTCGCTCATCGCCATGCTGGTCATCATGCCGCTCATGGTGGTCACGTGCGTCTACTTTCTGGACTTGCCTCAGCCTACCGCCGTGGTGTTGCTGGCGCTGTCCGTTTCTCCGGTACCGCCCCTGCTGCCACAAAAGGAAAGGAAAGCGGGAGGGTCCATCGCGCCTTACGGGTTGGGCCTGCTCGTCGTGCTGGCGCTCGTTTCGATCATCACGATGCCGCTTACGATCGCCGCGTTCAACTGGCTATTCGACCAGCCGTTCGCGGTGGGGCTCACGGCGATCATCGGCATCGTCCTGAAGATGATCTTCGCGCCGCTGGCTGCGGGCATATTCTTCTCGAGACTGATGCCGCGCGTCGGCCTGCGCCTGCTCCGGCCGTTGCGCCTCGTGGCCACCACCCTGCTGGTCATTGGCGTCGCGGCCCTGCTGGCGGGCAGCTGGCGCGCGGTCTGGTCGGCAATCGGCCAGTCGACGATCGTGGCCATCCTCGTGTTCGTGCTCGCCGGATTCGTCGTCGGTCACTTGCTTGGCGGCCCTAAGCAGGAACATGCCACGGTGCTGGCGCTCGCGACGGCCTCGCGCCATCCCGCCATCGCGCTCGCCGTCGCATCGGCGAACTATCCCGGCGAGCCGTTCGCGCCTACGCTGATTCTCTACCTGCTCGTGTGCACGTTAATGGCCATTCCCTACGTGAAGTGGCAACGAAGCCGGCGTGCCGTGTACGCGCGCACGTCCTGA
- a CDS encoding YidH family protein — translation MPPARGHDPMALPTDADSPAIPDEGTLQTRARTSLAIERTFLAAERTLMAWLRTALSMISFGFTLAKFFEYVENQRGAPIVGRFGATWSPRMVGTAMVVIGTVALLVAVVQHKRRVNALRREGLVPQWNLAYWVAIAVAVLGAFALGSLVLD, via the coding sequence ATGCCCCCCGCTCGCGGCCACGACCCGATGGCTTTGCCCACGGATGCCGACTCGCCCGCCATTCCCGACGAGGGCACGCTGCAGACGCGGGCACGCACCTCGCTCGCAATCGAACGCACATTTCTTGCCGCTGAACGCACGCTGATGGCGTGGCTACGCACCGCGCTGTCGATGATCAGCTTCGGCTTCACGCTGGCGAAATTCTTCGAGTACGTTGAGAACCAGCGCGGCGCGCCGATTGTTGGCCGATTTGGAGCGACCTGGTCGCCGCGGATGGTCGGCACGGCCATGGTCGTGATCGGGACCGTCGCGCTGCTGGTCGCGGTGGTTCAGCATAAACGCCGCGTCAACGCGCTGCGCCGCGAGGGCCTCGTGCCGCAATGGAATCTTGCGTACTGGGTGGCGATTGCCGTTGCTGTGCTTGGAGCATTCGCTCTCGGATCGCTCGTGCTCGATTGA
- a CDS encoding DUF2252 domain-containing protein, with amino-acid sequence MAGTQTLAERQAAGRQARERAKRSQHAEIGNTERDPVELLRANSAGRVEALVPLRYGRMSLSPFTFYRGSAIIQAHDLAGTVNSGIAFPICGDAHLMNFGGFATPERQLVFDLNDFDEVATGPWEWDLKRLVASFAIAGEHMGHGRGPIGEFVWAAVHEYVARMREYSEYSTLDLWHELISFERMMETAATDEGRALIAKTSKKATTRTHESVLAKMATMSDGRWTIQDAPPALFHPTGPNSLLGKDSNWSNAEAWKGKLAKAFDEYLQTLSTDRRMLIGQYVLHDIAFKVVGVGSVGTFCLVMLFVDGHGKPLFLQVKEARSSVIARYYEAPGLEHQGQRVVVGQRLLQAASDSFLGWTSGPAGRNFYFRQLRDMKVSVEVERMSSTLMQGYARLCGWALARAHAKAGGKAVEISAYLGNGDRFAEALTEYSMAYAAQNEADYKAFMQACRSGKLEARSDEDMAADFRV; translated from the coding sequence ATGGCGGGCACGCAAACTTTGGCTGAAAGACAAGCGGCAGGGCGTCAGGCGCGCGAACGTGCGAAGCGGTCCCAGCACGCGGAGATCGGCAACACCGAACGCGACCCGGTCGAATTGCTTCGGGCAAACAGCGCGGGACGGGTCGAGGCGCTTGTCCCATTACGCTATGGCCGCATGTCCCTGTCTCCCTTCACGTTTTATCGTGGCAGCGCAATCATCCAGGCCCACGATCTCGCCGGCACGGTCAACTCCGGTATCGCCTTTCCCATATGCGGCGACGCGCACCTCATGAACTTCGGCGGCTTCGCGACGCCGGAGCGGCAACTGGTGTTCGATCTCAACGACTTCGATGAGGTTGCGACGGGACCATGGGAATGGGACCTGAAGCGGCTCGTCGCAAGCTTCGCAATTGCCGGCGAGCACATGGGGCACGGGCGCGGCCCCATCGGCGAGTTTGTCTGGGCCGCGGTTCACGAATACGTCGCACGAATGCGCGAATACTCGGAGTACAGCACGCTGGACTTGTGGCACGAACTCATCTCCTTCGAACGCATGATGGAGACCGCAGCGACCGACGAAGGGCGGGCGCTCATCGCGAAGACGAGCAAAAAGGCGACGACGCGAACGCACGAAAGCGTGCTCGCGAAGATGGCGACGATGAGCGACGGCCGCTGGACGATTCAGGACGCGCCTCCCGCGCTGTTTCATCCCACCGGGCCGAATTCGCTGCTTGGCAAGGACAGTAACTGGTCCAACGCCGAAGCGTGGAAAGGCAAGCTAGCCAAGGCGTTCGACGAATACCTGCAAACGCTTTCGACCGATCGGCGCATGCTGATCGGTCAATACGTGCTTCACGATATCGCGTTCAAGGTGGTGGGGGTGGGGAGTGTCGGCACGTTCTGCCTTGTCATGCTGTTCGTGGACGGCCACGGCAAGCCGCTCTTCCTGCAGGTCAAGGAGGCGCGCAGTTCGGTGATCGCCAGATACTACGAGGCGCCAGGCCTCGAGCACCAGGGCCAGCGCGTCGTGGTGGGGCAACGGCTGCTGCAGGCGGCCAGCGACTCATTCCTCGGCTGGACCTCTGGGCCGGCCGGCAGGAACTTCTATTTCCGACAACTGCGCGACATGAAGGTGTCGGTGGAAGTGGAGCGGATGAGCAGTACCTTGATGCAAGGCTACGCGCGCCTGTGCGGTTGGGCGCTCGCCCGTGCTCATGCCAAGGCGGGCGGAAAGGCCGTCGAGATCTCTGCGTATCTCGGCAATGGCGACCGTTTTGCCGAAGCGCTGACCGAGTATTCGATGGCGTACGCTGCCCAGAATGAGGCCGATTACAAAGCGTTCATGCAAGCCTGCCGCTCCGGAAAACTCGAAGCGCGCAGCGACGAGGACATGGCGGCGGATTTCCGCGTCTGA
- a CDS encoding alkyl/aryl-sulfatase: protein MSEPDDAGKASGRRTFLKNVAVAGVATSFSGAVGEALAQTGSGATSTTAASKPATDATIAVNKQYADFLSFEDAQDFEDAKRGLVATLPEPVIIKQANGTPAWDLQQFAFVNGGPENNSPPTVNPSLWRNAKLNMNHGLFTVVDGIWQVRGYDLSVMSIIRGDHGYIVVDPFITTDVSSAVWKQLVIPHLGDKPITHVVYTHSHVDHYGGVRGLVSDDDLKSGKVQIVAPAGFTEAAVGENIIAGNAMGRRASYMYGSLLPRSPTGIVDGGLGKTTSVGTITLAVPSMFAEKTGQKLTLDGVEVVVLMAPESEAPSEFMFYLPKYKAFCAAEDATHTLHNLYTLRGAKVRDALLWSKYLQSSLDMFGDDMQVVFASHYWPTWGNDRVVAFLRAQRDMYRYMHDQVLRMANKGMTPLEIGEAIRLPDSLAKHWFCRGYYGTVYHDAVAQYNLRLGFFDGVPANLHRLPPTEAGKRYVEFMGGSAAVLSKAHGYFNKGEYRWVAEVVNHVVFAEPQNTAAKQLLADTYEQLGYQSESASWRNFYLTGAMELRKGIQQLPAPQPQSPDTIQAMPLDMFLDYLGIRLNGDRAAGKTAEFNLNLTDTKENYVLGVENSALHYSKNKNSKAADATVTMTRANLNDIMMGKTNMQKLVMAGDVKVDGNSQKLGEFVSWLDTFDFWFNIVTP from the coding sequence ATGTCTGAACCGGATGACGCGGGAAAAGCGAGCGGACGCAGAACATTCCTCAAGAACGTTGCAGTGGCCGGAGTGGCCACAAGCTTTTCCGGCGCGGTAGGCGAAGCCCTGGCGCAAACCGGTTCGGGCGCAACCTCGACGACCGCTGCGTCGAAGCCGGCTACCGACGCGACGATCGCGGTGAACAAGCAATACGCCGACTTCTTGTCCTTTGAAGATGCGCAGGACTTCGAAGACGCCAAACGAGGGCTCGTCGCAACGCTCCCCGAGCCCGTCATCATCAAGCAAGCAAACGGCACCCCGGCGTGGGATCTTCAGCAGTTCGCCTTCGTGAACGGCGGCCCGGAGAACAACTCGCCGCCCACCGTCAATCCGAGCCTCTGGCGTAATGCCAAGCTCAACATGAATCACGGTCTCTTCACGGTGGTCGACGGCATCTGGCAGGTGCGCGGCTACGACCTCTCCGTCATGAGCATCATTCGCGGCGACCATGGCTACATCGTCGTCGACCCGTTCATCACGACCGACGTGTCATCGGCGGTATGGAAGCAACTCGTCATTCCGCATCTCGGCGACAAGCCCATCACGCACGTCGTGTATACGCACAGCCACGTGGATCACTACGGCGGCGTGCGCGGGCTCGTGAGCGACGACGACCTGAAATCCGGCAAGGTTCAGATCGTGGCGCCCGCCGGCTTCACCGAAGCGGCAGTGGGCGAGAACATCATCGCCGGGAACGCCATGGGGCGCCGCGCCAGCTACATGTACGGCTCGCTGCTTCCGCGCAGCCCCACAGGCATTGTCGACGGCGGCCTGGGCAAGACGACTTCGGTCGGCACCATCACGCTGGCCGTGCCCTCCATGTTCGCCGAAAAGACCGGGCAGAAGTTGACGCTGGACGGCGTGGAAGTCGTAGTCCTGATGGCGCCGGAATCGGAGGCGCCTTCGGAGTTCATGTTCTATCTGCCGAAGTACAAGGCGTTCTGCGCCGCGGAAGACGCCACCCACACGCTTCACAATCTGTACACGCTGCGAGGCGCCAAGGTTCGCGACGCCCTGCTCTGGTCAAAATACCTGCAATCGTCGCTCGACATGTTCGGCGATGACATGCAGGTGGTTTTCGCTTCGCACTACTGGCCGACGTGGGGCAACGATCGCGTTGTCGCCTTCCTGCGCGCGCAACGCGACATGTACCGCTACATGCATGACCAGGTGCTGCGCATGGCTAACAAGGGCATGACGCCGCTGGAGATTGGCGAAGCGATCCGGCTGCCGGACAGCCTCGCAAAGCACTGGTTTTGCCGCGGCTACTACGGCACCGTCTATCACGATGCCGTCGCACAGTACAACTTGCGTCTCGGTTTCTTCGACGGCGTACCGGCGAATCTGCACCGTCTGCCGCCAACCGAGGCTGGCAAACGCTACGTCGAGTTCATGGGTGGCTCAGCCGCCGTCCTCAGCAAGGCGCACGGGTATTTCAACAAGGGCGAGTACCGTTGGGTCGCGGAAGTCGTGAATCACGTCGTGTTCGCGGAGCCGCAAAACACGGCCGCGAAGCAGCTTCTCGCCGATACCTACGAGCAACTGGGCTATCAATCCGAATCGGCGTCATGGCGCAACTTCTATCTGACCGGCGCCATGGAGCTGCGCAAAGGCATTCAGCAACTGCCCGCCCCGCAGCCGCAAAGCCCGGACACGATCCAGGCCATGCCGCTCGACATGTTCCTCGACTACCTGGGTATCCGGCTCAACGGCGACCGCGCGGCCGGAAAAACGGCCGAGTTCAACCTCAATCTGACCGATACGAAGGAGAACTACGTGCTGGGCGTGGAAAACAGCGCACTGCACTATTCGAAGAACAAGAACTCGAAAGCGGCAGATGCGACGGTCACGATGACACGCGCCAACCTCAACGACATCATGATGGGCAAGACCAACATGCAGAAGCTCGTCATGGCCGGCGACGTGAAGGTCGACGGCAACAGCCAGAAGCTCGGCGAGTTCGTTTCGTGGCTCGACACCTTCGACTTCTGGTTCAACATCGTTACGCCGTGA